A single window of Acidimicrobiales bacterium DNA harbors:
- a CDS encoding HAD-IIA family hydrolase has translation MTSQSQSGPETWVVDLDGVVWLANEPIHGAAEAIRQLRESGRRVAFFTNNSFALRNDMLKKFAAHGIECASEDLMSSSQAAAGLMKAGERAMVLGGPGIVEALEAAGVEVVPTELDPAVPRPDAVVVGLDLTLSMPRLTAATRAIAAGARLIGTNDDATYPTPDGALPGGGSMLAAVQYATRAQAVVAGKPYPPAAELIREKLGPVAVMVGDRPETDGALAVRLGARYALVRSGVTPPGVAVDDPKPDLDAADLAALVAGVLDGAREVRK, from the coding sequence ATGACGAGCCAATCGCAGAGCGGGCCGGAAACCTGGGTGGTCGACCTCGATGGGGTGGTCTGGCTGGCCAACGAGCCGATCCACGGGGCCGCGGAGGCGATCCGCCAGCTGCGCGAGTCGGGGCGCCGCGTCGCCTTCTTCACGAACAACTCCTTCGCGCTGAGAAACGACATGCTGAAGAAGTTCGCGGCGCACGGCATCGAGTGCGCGAGCGAGGACCTGATGAGCTCCTCGCAGGCCGCGGCGGGGCTCATGAAGGCGGGGGAGCGGGCGATGGTGCTCGGCGGCCCCGGCATCGTCGAGGCGCTCGAGGCGGCCGGGGTCGAGGTTGTCCCGACCGAGCTCGACCCGGCCGTGCCCCGTCCCGACGCGGTGGTCGTCGGCCTCGACCTCACGCTCAGCATGCCCCGCCTCACCGCGGCGACCCGCGCCATCGCGGCCGGGGCGCGCCTCATCGGCACCAACGACGACGCCACCTACCCGACCCCCGACGGGGCGCTCCCGGGCGGTGGGTCGATGCTCGCCGCCGTGCAGTACGCGACGCGTGCGCAAGCCGTCGTCGCCGGCAAGCCCTACCCCCCGGCCGCCGAGCTCATCCGGGAGAAGCTCGGCCCGGTGGCGGTGATGGTGGGCGACCGCCCCGAGACCGACGGCGCGCTGGCGGTCCGCCTCGGCGCCCGCTACGCCCTCGTCCGTTCGGGGGTGACGCCCCCCGGCGTGGCCGTCGACGACCCGAAGCCCGACCTCGACGCCGCCGACCTCGCGGCGCTCGTGGCCGGCGTCCTCGATGGCGCGCGCGAAGTTCGGAAATGA